A part of Lacibacter sp. H407 genomic DNA contains:
- the pckA gene encoding phosphoenolpyruvate carboxykinase (ATP) — protein MSIPSVFFPEQKLIKLGLKLSANIHYQLSADELCEQTINRRQGVYNNSGALCINTGEFTGRSPKDKFIVLDNITKDTVHWNDFNQPIDERYFHMLYKKMMDYLGTKEEIWVRDAYACAEPAYRLNIRVVNENPWSNLFAHNLFLRPTEDELDTFEPDWHIIQAPGFFATPETDGVRSKNFALVSFTNKIILIGGSGYTGEMKKGIFTVLNYLLPQQKNVLSMHCSANMGTEGDVAVFFGLSGTGKTTLSADPNRKLIGDDEHGWDEDSIFNFEGGCYAKCIDLTAEKEPEIFNAIRHGALVENIRFFEGTNEIDFSNKAITENTRVSYPLHYISNALQPAVGGLPKNIFFLTCDATGVLPPIAKLTEGQTMYQFISGYTAKVAGTEAGVTEPKSTFSACFGAPFLPLHPAKYAEMLGWKMNENKVNVWLVNTGWTGGCYGIGKRIKLSYTRALISAALNGELNDVQYENMPVFNLAIPTTCTAVPDELLNPRNTWTDKAAYDEKAKSLAEQFITNFKKYASGSGEEILAAAPQV, from the coding sequence ATGTCAATACCAAGTGTATTTTTCCCCGAGCAGAAATTGATCAAGCTCGGATTGAAACTGTCGGCCAACATCCATTACCAGCTTAGTGCTGATGAATTGTGTGAGCAAACGATCAACCGTCGACAAGGTGTTTATAATAACAGCGGCGCACTTTGCATCAACACCGGTGAGTTTACCGGTCGATCTCCTAAGGACAAGTTTATTGTGTTGGATAACATTACCAAAGACACTGTGCATTGGAACGATTTCAACCAACCTATTGATGAGCGTTACTTCCACATGCTATACAAAAAGATGATGGACTACCTCGGTACCAAAGAAGAGATTTGGGTGAGAGATGCGTATGCATGCGCCGAACCCGCTTATCGATTGAACATCCGTGTGGTGAATGAAAATCCATGGAGCAATCTGTTTGCGCATAATTTATTTCTGCGGCCCACAGAAGATGAACTTGATACGTTTGAACCAGATTGGCATATTATACAAGCTCCCGGTTTTTTTGCAACCCCCGAAACAGATGGTGTACGCAGCAAAAATTTTGCATTGGTAAGTTTTACGAATAAAATAATCTTGATTGGCGGCAGTGGTTATACCGGTGAAATGAAGAAAGGCATTTTTACTGTACTCAATTACTTGTTACCGCAGCAGAAAAATGTATTGAGCATGCACTGCAGCGCCAATATGGGAACCGAAGGCGATGTAGCTGTATTCTTTGGATTGAGCGGCACAGGTAAAACAACACTAAGTGCAGATCCAAATCGCAAACTGATTGGCGATGATGAACATGGTTGGGACGAAGACTCGATCTTCAATTTTGAAGGCGGCTGTTATGCTAAATGCATTGATCTCACAGCAGAAAAAGAGCCCGAAATTTTTAACGCTATTCGTCATGGTGCATTGGTTGAAAACATTCGGTTTTTTGAAGGAACCAATGAAATTGATTTCAGCAACAAAGCCATCACAGAAAATACAAGGGTAAGTTATCCATTGCATTATATCAGCAATGCTTTGCAACCGGCGGTTGGCGGACTGCCCAAAAATATTTTCTTTTTGACCTGCGATGCAACGGGTGTATTACCACCAATCGCAAAACTTACAGAAGGCCAGACGATGTATCAGTTCATTAGCGGTTATACTGCAAAAGTAGCCGGAACCGAAGCTGGTGTTACCGAACCCAAATCTACATTCAGTGCATGCTTTGGCGCTCCTTTTCTTCCGTTGCATCCTGCAAAATATGCGGAGATGCTGGGTTGGAAAATGAATGAAAACAAAGTGAATGTGTGGTTGGTAAATACGGGATGGACAGGTGGTTGTTATGGTATTGGTAAGCGTATTAAATTATCGTACACAAGAGCCTTGATCAGCGCTGCATTAAATGGAGAATTGAATGATGTACAGTATGAAAATATGCCGGTGTTTAATCTTGCAATACCAACAACCTGTACAGCAGTTCCCGATGAATTATTGAATCCCCGAAATACATGGACAGATAAAGCAGCTTATGATGAAAAAGCGAAGTCTTTAGCTGAACAGTTTATAACTAATTTCAAAAAATATGCTTCCGGCAGTGGCGAAGAAATTCTAGCCGCAGCGCCGCAAGTGTAA
- a CDS encoding deoxynucleoside kinase encodes MAKSKKPKHVAIAGNIGAGKTTLTEMLAKHYKWIPQFEDVDHNPYLNDFYEDMPRWSFNLQIYFLNNRLNQVLEIQRGTETVIQDRTIFEDAHIFAPNLYDMGLMGKRDFDNYFSFFSTLKTMVSPPDLLIYLKASVPTLVAQIQKRGREYEENIRLDYLKKLNEYYNKWVDQYKEGGLLVIDVDTNKFAENEEHFGEIINKIDSQLYGLF; translated from the coding sequence ATGGCGAAAAGTAAAAAACCAAAACATGTGGCAATAGCCGGTAATATCGGCGCCGGAAAAACAACCCTTACTGAAATGCTGGCAAAGCATTACAAATGGATTCCGCAGTTTGAAGATGTGGATCACAATCCCTACCTCAACGATTTTTATGAGGATATGCCACGCTGGAGTTTTAACCTGCAGATCTACTTTTTGAATAATCGTTTGAACCAGGTGTTGGAAATTCAACGTGGCACTGAAACGGTCATTCAGGATCGCACCATTTTTGAAGATGCACACATTTTCGCACCCAATCTGTACGATATGGGTTTAATGGGCAAACGTGATTTTGATAATTATTTTTCTTTTTTCTCTACATTGAAGACAATGGTATCGCCCCCAGATCTGTTGATCTATCTGAAAGCATCGGTACCAACGTTGGTGGCGCAAATACAAAAGCGGGGAAGAGAATATGAAGAAAATATCCGACTTGACTATTTGAAAAAACTCAATGAATACTACAACAAGTGGGTAGATCAATACAAAGAAGGTGGCCTACTGGTGATTGATGTAGATACCAATAAGTTTGCGGAGAATGAAGAGCATTTTGGTGAGATCATTAATAAAATTGATTCGCAATTGTACGGTTTGTTCTAA
- the trpS gene encoding tryptophan--tRNA ligase translates to MSKQKEIVMSGLRPTGYLHLGNYFGAMRNYVKMQDEYECFFMVADWHSLTTHPETKELKENVRRVFAENIACGLDPEKVAFYCQSHVYETAELYLYLNMMAYKGELEKTTTFKDKVRQHPENVNAGLLTYPVLQTADIILHRAKYVPVGKDQEQHLEMARTFANRFNHRYGDVFPEPMAFNFGGELVKVPSLDGTGKMSKSENQNATIYLADEDEVIRKKVMKAKTDAGPTEPNSIKPDYIENLFQLMRLVSTPDTIEKFESDFNNCVIRYGDMKKQLGEDIAKFVAPIREKAAAIQSDDAYLKNVMLQGAEKARISAQKTIELTRQAMGLNYF, encoded by the coding sequence ATGAGCAAGCAGAAAGAAATTGTAATGAGTGGCCTCCGCCCCACAGGTTATTTACACTTGGGGAATTATTTTGGGGCAATGCGTAATTATGTAAAGATGCAGGATGAGTATGAATGTTTTTTTATGGTGGCCGATTGGCACTCACTCACTACACATCCTGAAACAAAAGAACTGAAAGAAAATGTAAGAAGAGTATTTGCAGAAAATATTGCCTGTGGTTTAGATCCGGAAAAAGTTGCATTTTATTGTCAGAGCCATGTGTATGAAACAGCTGAGCTGTATCTCTATCTCAACATGATGGCGTACAAGGGTGAATTGGAAAAAACAACCACGTTTAAAGATAAGGTTCGTCAGCATCCTGAAAATGTAAATGCGGGGTTGCTTACATATCCTGTTCTGCAAACAGCAGATATTATTCTGCATCGTGCAAAGTATGTTCCTGTGGGGAAAGATCAGGAGCAACATCTTGAAATGGCCCGCACATTTGCCAACCGTTTTAACCATCGTTATGGAGATGTATTTCCTGAACCAATGGCGTTCAACTTTGGTGGCGAGTTGGTGAAAGTGCCAAGTCTTGACGGTACAGGTAAAATGAGTAAGAGCGAAAATCAAAATGCAACGATCTACCTGGCCGATGAAGATGAAGTGATCCGTAAAAAAGTAATGAAGGCAAAAACTGACGCTGGTCCAACCGAACCTAATTCAATAAAGCCCGATTATATTGAAAATCTCTTTCAGTTAATGCGTTTGGTAAGCACACCAGATACAATTGAGAAATTTGAAAGCGATTTCAACAATTGTGTGATCCGCTATGGCGATATGAAAAAACAGCTCGGTGAGGATATTGCAAAATTTGTAGCACCCATTCGTGAAAAAGCAGCAGCCATTCAAAGCGATGATGCATACTTGAAAAACGTGATGTTACAGGGAGCTGAAAAAGCAAGGATCAGCGCACAAAAAACCATTGAATTAACAAGGCAGGCAATGGGCCTTAATTATTTTTAA
- a CDS encoding OmpA family protein yields the protein MKQLIVLLVAVCSFFAAGAQNKDLKKLPSIGFQVSFFDFETGSDLRNRGLTTVLREKNYKKSDRLNPGLTIHYIQGITNNLDVMARLGGSFFSYPVRNSQDISVNEKLYIEADANFNLKLLPDNYWVVPYLQAGIGVSKERSSFMAYIPLGAGLQVNLFDQTFIHVNTGYRAPITSRANYGLVHSFGISIPLKERVAPPPPPPPAPEPPKDKDGDGVLDVDDACPDEAGVAALRGCPDKDRDGIADKDDKCADVAGVARYNGCPIPDSDKDGINDEEDKCPQQAGVARYGGCPVPDTDADGVNDEEDKCPTVAGIAANAGCPEVKEEIKTKVEFAARNIFFNTGSYQLQKKSYAPLNEVAQILKDNPTLQLDVEGHTDNTGDAAKNQILSENRAAAVKAYLAAQGIEKDRLTSAGYGSDKPIADNKTAAGKAKNRRVELKLRSY from the coding sequence ATGAAACAATTGATCGTATTACTGGTTGCTGTTTGCAGTTTTTTTGCTGCCGGAGCACAGAATAAGGATTTAAAGAAACTTCCCTCTATTGGATTCCAGGTTTCCTTTTTTGATTTTGAAACAGGTAGTGACTTACGAAATCGTGGACTTACAACCGTTCTTAGAGAAAAAAACTACAAAAAATCTGATCGCCTTAACCCAGGTCTGACCATTCATTATATACAGGGCATTACCAATAATCTTGACGTTATGGCAAGATTGGGGGGAAGCTTTTTTTCATACCCGGTAAGAAACTCGCAGGACATCAGCGTAAACGAAAAACTTTACATTGAAGCTGATGCAAATTTCAATCTGAAATTATTACCTGATAATTATTGGGTTGTTCCTTATTTGCAGGCAGGTATTGGGGTTTCAAAAGAACGTTCATCATTTATGGCTTATATCCCGTTAGGTGCGGGTTTACAGGTAAATCTTTTCGATCAAACCTTTATTCACGTTAACACAGGGTATAGAGCGCCTATTACTTCAAGAGCAAATTATGGATTGGTGCATTCTTTTGGTATCAGTATCCCTTTGAAAGAACGAGTTGCTCCACCACCACCTCCTCCTCCGGCGCCAGAGCCTCCAAAAGATAAAGATGGTGACGGTGTGTTAGATGTGGATGATGCATGTCCTGATGAAGCTGGTGTTGCTGCACTCCGTGGTTGTCCTGATAAAGACAGAGATGGTATTGCAGATAAAGATGATAAATGTGCTGATGTAGCAGGTGTTGCACGTTACAATGGTTGTCCAATCCCTGATAGCGATAAGGACGGTATTAATGATGAAGAAGACAAATGTCCTCAACAGGCAGGTGTTGCACGCTACGGCGGTTGCCCTGTACCCGATACGGATGCTGATGGTGTGAATGATGAAGAAGACAAATGCCCTACTGTTGCAGGTATTGCAGCAAATGCAGGTTGTCCGGAAGTAAAAGAAGAGATCAAAACAAAAGTTGAATTTGCGGCACGCAATATCTTCTTCAATACCGGTAGCTATCAATTACAAAAGAAATCATATGCTCCTTTAAATGAAGTAGCGCAGATTCTGAAAGATAACCCAACGCTTCAACTGGATGTGGAAGGACATACCGATAATACAGGTGATGCTGCAAAAAATCAGATCCTTTCTGAAAACCGTGCAGCAGCAGTTAAAGCTTACCTGGCAGCACAGGGAATTGAGAAAGATCGGTTGACCTCTGCAGGTTATGGTTCAGATAAACCAATTGCCGACAATAAAACCGCAGCTGGCAAAGCAAAAAATCGTCGTGTGGAATTGAAGTTGAGAAGCTATTAA
- a CDS encoding septal ring lytic transglycosylase RlpA family protein: MTKLYLLLWLLTSVFAIPVQAQREGSQPVKKATPKAKIQYGMASFYSNKFNGRKTANGEIFSNQKLTAAHNTLPLGTYVRVTNLRNGRTVTVKINDRLHHRNKRIIDLSRAGATKLGFIKSGLTRVKIEVLGKKPPSK; encoded by the coding sequence ATGACGAAATTGTATCTTCTTTTATGGCTGCTCACTTCCGTGTTCGCAATACCTGTTCAAGCGCAGCGGGAGGGAAGTCAACCGGTAAAAAAAGCTACTCCAAAAGCAAAGATCCAATATGGCATGGCAAGTTTTTACTCCAATAAGTTTAATGGACGTAAAACAGCAAACGGCGAAATCTTCAGCAATCAAAAACTAACCGCCGCACACAATACACTTCCTTTAGGCACTTATGTACGTGTAACCAATCTCCGTAACGGACGAACCGTAACGGTGAAAATCAACGACCGGCTTCACCATCGAAACAAACGGATTATTGACCTTTCAAGAGCCGGGGCTACAAAGCTTGGGTTTATAAAAAGCGGTCTTACCCGTGTAAAAATTGAAGTTTTGGGTAAAAAACCACCTTCAAAGTAA